In Topomyia yanbarensis strain Yona2022 chromosome 2, ASM3024719v1, whole genome shotgun sequence, one DNA window encodes the following:
- the LOC131685107 gene encoding ruvB-like helicase 2 yields MAELDKIEVRDITRIERIGAHSHIRGLGLDDVLEARAVSQGMVGQKEARRAAGIVVQMVREGKIAGRCILLAGEPSTGKTAIAVGMAQALGNETPFTSMSGSEIYSLEMNKTEALSQALRKSIGVRIKEETEIIEGEVVEIQIDRPATGTGQKVGKVTIKTTDMETNYDLGNKIIECFMKEKIQAGDVITIDKASGKVSRLGRSFTRARDYDATGAQTRFVQCPEGELQKRKEVVHTVTLHEIDVINSRTHGFLALFAGDTGEIKQEVRDQINSKVMEWREEGKAEINPGVLFIDEAHMLDIECFSYLNRALESDMAPVVVMATNRGITKIRGTNYRSPHGIPIDLLDRMIIIRTVPYTAKEVKDILKIRCEEEDCQIKDDALMVLGRIATETSLRYAIQSITTAHLVSKRRKAGEITVEDIRKVYSLFLDEKRSSQIMKEYQDEYMFYDDGLAKSDQAMETN; encoded by the exons ATGGCCGAATTGGACAAGATTGAAGTCCGGGATATAACCCGTATCGAACGTATTGGTGCCCATTCGCACATCCGGGGTCTAGGGTTGGACGATGTTCTCGAGGCTCGTGCTGTTTCACAGGGAATGGTAGGTCAGAAGGAAGCTCGCCGTGCCGCTGGAATCGTAGTGCAGATGGTTCGTGAAGGAAAGATTGCAGGTCGGTGCATTTTGCTGGCTGGGGAACCAAGTACGGGAAAGACCGCGATTGCCGTCGGGATGGCACAA gCTCTTGGTAACGAAACTCCTTTCACCAGCATGTCTGGCTCGGAGATCTATTCGCTTGAGATGAATAAAACGGAGGCACTTTCCCAGGCGCTGCGCAAAAGTATAGGGGTGCGCATCAAAGAAGAAACGGAAATAATCGAAGGCGAAGTTGTGGAAATTCAGATTGACCGACCTGCTACCGGAACTGGGCAGAAAGTGGGCAAAGTGACCATAAAAACAACAGATATGGAAACCAACTACGATTTGGGTAACAAGATTATCGAATGCTTCatgaaagaaaaaattcaaGCAGGTGATGTCATTACTATCGACAAGGCCTCTGGTAAAGTTAGCAGGTTAGGAAGAAGTTTTACCAGAGCAAGAGATTATGACGCTACTGGAGCGCAAACTAGATTTGTTCAATGTCCCGAAGGAGAGCTTCAAAAGAGAAAAGAGGTGGTACATACCGTGACCTTGCACGAGATAGATGTAATCAACAGCAGAACGCACGGGTTCCTGGCTTTGTTCGCTGGCGATACCGGTGAAATTAAACAGGAAGTTCGCGATCAAATCAACAGTAAAGTCATGGAATGGCGTGAAGAAGGCAAAGCTGAAATTAATCCAGGAGTACTATTTATTGACGAAGCCCACATGCTGGACATTGAATGTTTTTCATATCTTAACAGAGCTCTGGAAAGTGATATGGCCCCAGTAGTCGTGATGGCCACTAACCGTGGAATCACAAAGATTCGCGGAACAAACTATCGCAGTCCGCACGGAATTCCGATCGATTTGTTAGACAGAATGATAATTATAAGAACGGTTCCGTACACCGCAAAGGAGGTCAAGGATATTCTTAAGATTCGATGCGAAGAGGAAGATTGTCAAATTAAAGACGATGCTTTGATGGTGTTGGGTCGCATCGCTACTGAAACTAGTCTTCGCTATGCCATACAGTCTATTACGACAGCACACTTGGTGAGTAAACGACGCAAAGCTGGAGAGATCACAGTGGAAGACATCCGGAAAGTTTATTCACTATTTCTGGACGAGAAACGCTCAAGTCAGATTATGAAAGAGTATCAGGATGAGTATATGTTCTACGATGATGGATTGGCAAAATCAGACCAGGCTATGGAGACGAACTAG